One Helicobacter cetorum MIT 00-7128 DNA window includes the following coding sequences:
- a CDS encoding YifB family Mg chelatase-like AAA ATPase translates to MINTIFCSTMQRGLTEVVAVEATFSRALPAFVISGLANNSIQEAKQRVQSALQNNHFTFPPLKITINLSPSDLPKSGSHFDLPIALLVALQKQELSFKKWFAFGELGLDGKIKYNQNIFPMLLDIAIKYPNAQVILPKASQELVSLIPNLQCFFVEHFKEALEIVQNPEAKADSYVKDLPFQSLEIDDKNYYFSNDYELDFKEVKGQMIAKEAALIASAGFHNLLLEGSPGCGKSMIASRMRYILPPLSLNEMLESIKLRILSQQDSAYSPLRSFRNPHQSASKSSILGSSSLKEPKPGEIALAHNGILFFDELPHFKKDILEALREPLENNKLVISRVHSKIEYDTSFLFVGALNPCLCGNLLSQFKACRCQDREITQYKNRLSEPFLDRIDLFVQMEETSTKENPNQNIWTSKIMHQKVMQAFKHQKQRQQTTFNGKLNEAEITQFCPLNSESQSLLEQAIERFGLSMRSINKIKKVARTIADLNDCENINKTHMLKALSFRKIS, encoded by the coding sequence ATGATTAATACGATATTTTGTTCAACCATGCAACGAGGTTTGACAGAAGTCGTGGCTGTAGAGGCAACATTTAGTCGTGCTTTACCGGCATTTGTGATTTCGGGTTTAGCAAATAATTCTATTCAAGAGGCAAAGCAAAGAGTCCAATCCGCTTTACAGAACAATCATTTTACCTTTCCGCCTTTAAAAATTACTATCAATCTTTCCCCCTCTGATTTACCAAAATCTGGGAGTCATTTTGACTTACCCATTGCACTTTTAGTAGCCTTGCAAAAACAAGAGTTAAGTTTTAAAAAATGGTTTGCGTTTGGAGAGTTAGGCTTAGATGGCAAGATAAAATATAATCAAAATATTTTTCCCATGCTTTTAGATATTGCCATTAAATACCCTAATGCTCAAGTAATTCTTCCTAAAGCAAGTCAAGAATTAGTTTCTCTAATCCCTAATTTGCAATGCTTTTTTGTAGAGCATTTTAAAGAGGCGCTTGAAATTGTGCAAAACCCAGAGGCTAAAGCAGATTCTTATGTTAAGGATTTGCCGTTCCAATCTTTAGAAATTGATGATAAAAACTATTATTTTTCCAATGATTATGAATTGGATTTTAAGGAAGTAAAAGGGCAAATGATTGCCAAAGAGGCCGCTTTAATAGCGAGTGCTGGATTTCATAACTTGCTTTTAGAGGGAAGTCCGGGCTGTGGAAAAAGTATGATAGCTAGTCGCATGCGTTATATCTTGCCACCACTAAGTCTCAATGAAATGTTAGAATCTATTAAATTACGCATTCTAAGCCAACAAGATAGCGCCTATAGCCCTTTAAGAAGTTTTAGAAACCCTCATCAAAGCGCATCTAAATCTAGCATTTTAGGCTCAAGCTCTTTAAAAGAGCCAAAACCCGGTGAAATCGCATTAGCGCACAATGGCATACTATTTTTTGATGAACTGCCTCATTTTAAAAAAGATATTTTAGAGGCTTTAAGAGAGCCTTTAGAAAATAATAAATTAGTGATTTCAAGGGTGCATAGCAAGATTGAATACGACACTTCATTTTTATTTGTTGGAGCTTTAAACCCTTGTTTATGCGGGAATTTGTTAAGTCAATTTAAGGCATGTCGTTGCCAAGATAGAGAAATCACACAATATAAAAACCGCTTATCTGAGCCATTTTTAGACAGGATAGATTTGTTTGTGCAAATGGAAGAAACTTCCACAAAAGAAAATCCAAATCAAAATATTTGGACTTCTAAGATTATGCACCAAAAAGTTATGCAAGCATTCAAACATCAAAAACAGCGCCAGCAAACCACCTTTAATGGGAAGTTAAACGAAGCAGAAATTACACAATTTTGCCCTTTAAATAGCGAGAGTCAAAGTCTGTTAGAGCAAGCCATTGAGCGTTTTGGTTTGTCTATGCGTTCTATCAATAAGATTAAAAAGGTTGCTAGAACAATAGCAGATTTGAATGATTGTGAAAACATTAATAAAACACACATGCTTAAAGCATTAAGTTTTAGAAAAATTTCTTAA
- a CDS encoding chaperone NapD, which yields MNISSVIVEYETKNLTSLKEKIALIQHCSIELEESNKLVIVIECEDLETELKVYKTLEALEEVKQIYMAFSYQNLDKDFDKASDSKALERIEKTQEAQDFCYYGDIYRRY from the coding sequence ATGAATATTAGTAGTGTGATTGTGGAATATGAGACTAAAAATTTAACAAGCTTGAAAGAAAAAATCGCCTTAATACAGCATTGTAGTATTGAATTAGAGGAATCCAATAAATTAGTTATTGTTATTGAATGTGAAGATTTAGAAACAGAATTAAAGGTTTATAAGACTTTAGAGGCATTAGAGGAGGTGAAACAAATCTATATGGCTTTTAGCTATCAAAACTTGGATAAAGATTTTGATAAAGCTTCAGATTCTAAGGCGTTAGAGCGTATTGAAAAAACACAAGAGGCGCAAGATTTTTGTTATTATGGGGACATCTATAGGCGCTATTAA
- the napG gene encoding ferredoxin-type protein NapG — translation MQKEPKNSSRREFLSTFLKGASLCASVSFVGAFFLKSKEGYFLRPPGAEDEKRFLSACVRCGLCVKACPYDTLKLASLLDLANNGTPYFEARNIPCYLCSDLPCIRACPTDALLKSHLEPNKGIRSVQMGIAIVDSLSCVAFWGIQCDVCYRACPLIDEALVLEKKHNERTNRHALLLPVVKNDKCVGCGLCERACITKEPAIRVLPREFVLGEVGNHYVKGWDIKDQERVKKAQGAILPKNEQKAIDYLNEGL, via the coding sequence ATGCAAAAAGAGCCAAAAAATTCTTCTAGGCGTGAATTTTTAAGCACCTTTTTAAAGGGTGCGAGCCTTTGTGCGAGCGTGAGCTTTGTGGGGGCATTTTTTTTAAAGAGTAAAGAAGGGTATTTTTTACGCCCGCCAGGCGCTGAAGATGAAAAGCGTTTTTTAAGCGCTTGTGTTCGTTGTGGACTATGTGTGAAAGCTTGCCCTTATGATACTTTAAAATTAGCAAGCCTATTAGACCTAGCCAACAATGGCACACCTTATTTTGAGGCAAGGAATATCCCTTGTTATCTATGCTCTGATTTGCCATGCATAAGAGCATGCCCTACGGATGCACTTTTAAAAAGCCATTTAGAGCCAAATAAAGGTATTCGCTCAGTTCAAATGGGAATTGCTATTGTAGATTCTCTATCATGCGTGGCGTTTTGGGGGATACAATGTGATGTGTGTTATAGGGCTTGCCCCTTAATAGATGAGGCACTTGTTTTAGAAAAAAAGCATAATGAGCGCACTAATAGGCACGCACTCTTATTGCCTGTGGTTAAAAATGATAAATGCGTGGGGTGTGGGCTTTGTGAGAGAGCTTGTATTACCAAAGAGCCTGCTATTAGGGTGTTGCCTAGAGAGTTTGTATTGGGTGAAGTAGGCAATCATTATGTGAAAGGTTGGGATATTAAAGACCAAGAGCGTGTTAAAAAGGCTCAAGGTGCAATCTTGCCAAAAAATGAGCAAAAAGCTATAGATTATCTCAATGAGGGGTTATAA
- the napH gene encoding quinol dehydrogenase ferredoxin subunit NapH, which yields MRYLIARRVVQIGILVLFVLGIGFKGNLSSSVIFSKVPLSDPFAILQLYLAGFSIGIKALLGAVVMLGFYALIAGRAFCAWVCPINIITDLAHYVREKTIFKHSQALNIHRNTRYYALVLCLILSFILGFPAFEGISYIGVVHRGIIFGSFSWIMVAFVIFCIDLFLAERLICSKLCPLGAFYALISRFSLLRISHQAHKCTRCDRCLMVCPESQVLTMIGKRSEWVKNTECIECARCIEVCDDDALNFNLIDLLKKGK from the coding sequence ATGCGTTATTTAATAGCTAGGCGTGTGGTGCAAATAGGTATTTTAGTCTTATTTGTTCTAGGGATAGGATTTAAAGGGAATTTAAGCTCTTCAGTTATTTTTTCTAAAGTTCCACTAAGCGACCCATTTGCCATTTTACAATTATATTTGGCAGGTTTTAGTATAGGCATTAAGGCTCTTCTAGGCGCTGTAGTTATGCTAGGTTTTTACGCTCTTATTGCGGGTAGGGCATTTTGTGCTTGGGTTTGCCCTATTAACATAATTACTGATTTAGCTCATTATGTGCGAGAAAAAACGATTTTTAAACATTCGCAAGCCTTAAATATCCATAGAAATACCCGTTATTACGCACTAGTTTTATGCTTGATTTTATCCTTTATTTTAGGATTTCCTGCATTTGAGGGGATTTCTTATATTGGGGTGGTGCATAGGGGAATTATTTTTGGTTCATTTTCATGGATTATGGTGGCGTTTGTGATTTTTTGCATAGATTTGTTTTTAGCTGAGCGCTTGATTTGCTCTAAGCTTTGCCCTTTAGGGGCGTTTTATGCTCTTATTTCACGCTTTTCTTTATTAAGAATTTCACACCAAGCCCACAAATGCACAAGGTGTGATCGCTGTTTAATGGTATGCCCTGAAAGTCAAGTGCTAACAATGATAGGCAAAAGAAGTGAATGGGTCAAAAATACAGAGTGCATAGAATGCGCTCGCTGTATTGAAGTGTGCGATGATGATGCTTTGAATTTTAATTTAATAGATTTGTTAAAAAAGGGAAAATGA
- a CDS encoding heavy metal translocating P-type ATPase produces MQEYYIHNLDCPDCAAKLENALNKLDYVKKAQIIFSTNKLLLETDDFEQVKSFIKKREPHLSLSFVEETKEKPLSFVPLISTIIVFLGALLVLHFEPQGLIEKSMYVLLGLVYLYAGKDVFLGAFYSFKKAHFFDENALMLIATIAAFCVGAYEESVSIMVFYSAGEFLQKLAIARSKKSIKALLDVAPHSACLKRGEELIVIAPEELKVGDVVVVKVGEKIPVDGTILKGETLLDQRALTGESMPINVKETSEVLGGSLNLKAVIEVEVKKTYQDSSIAKMVDLVQSAANERSETEKFITKFSRYYTPSVLFIAFLIATIPPLLNMGSFDEWIYRGLVALMVSCPCAFVISVPLGYFGGVGAASRKGILMKGVHVLEVLTQAKSIAFDKTGTLTKGVFKVVEISPKEGYSKEDVLRYASCSQLLSTHPIAVSINKACQELLKDNNTHKHCIEDYEEISGLGVKARCHADLIIAGNEKMLEKFNICHDYCPIDRGTVVYVSFNGVCVGHIVISDEIKEDALETLETLKMHGIEHFCILSGDRKSATQKIAQTLHCEYHASLLPEEKTMAFKEFKERYKTPAIFVGDGINDAPTLASADVGISMGHGSELSKQSADIIITNDSLSSLIKVLAIAKKTKSIIWQNILFALGVKAVFIVLGLMGFATLWEAVFGDVGVALLALANSMRALRA; encoded by the coding sequence ATGCAAGAGTATTATATTCATAATTTAGATTGCCCTGATTGTGCGGCTAAGTTAGAGAATGCTTTAAATAAGCTAGATTATGTCAAAAAGGCTCAAATTATTTTTAGCACCAATAAATTATTGCTAGAAACTGATGACTTTGAGCAAGTCAAAAGCTTTATTAAAAAAAGAGAACCGCATTTAAGTCTTTCATTCGTAGAAGAAACGAAGGAAAAGCCATTAAGTTTTGTGCCGCTTATTTCAACGATTATTGTATTTTTAGGGGCATTATTAGTCTTGCATTTTGAGCCACAGGGCTTAATAGAAAAAAGCATGTATGTCTTGCTTGGCTTAGTGTATTTATATGCGGGTAAAGATGTGTTTTTAGGGGCGTTTTATAGTTTTAAAAAGGCGCATTTTTTTGATGAAAACGCTTTAATGCTTATTGCTACTATAGCAGCCTTTTGTGTAGGAGCTTATGAAGAGAGTGTTTCTATTATGGTGTTTTATTCAGCGGGCGAATTTTTACAAAAGCTTGCTATTGCACGCTCTAAGAAATCTATCAAGGCTCTTTTAGATGTTGCACCCCATTCAGCTTGTTTAAAAAGAGGTGAAGAATTAATCGTTATAGCACCAGAGGAGTTAAAAGTTGGTGATGTAGTGGTGGTTAAAGTGGGTGAAAAAATTCCTGTAGATGGCACAATTCTTAAGGGCGAGACCTTATTAGATCAACGAGCTTTAACGGGGGAATCTATGCCTATTAATGTTAAAGAAACTTCAGAGGTGCTTGGGGGTAGCTTGAATCTAAAGGCAGTCATTGAAGTAGAAGTGAAAAAAACCTATCAAGATTCTTCTATTGCTAAAATGGTAGATTTGGTTCAAAGTGCCGCTAATGAAAGAAGTGAGACAGAAAAATTTATCACTAAGTTTTCACGCTATTACACTCCAAGTGTGCTTTTTATTGCATTTTTAATTGCAACTATTCCGCCATTATTAAATATGGGGAGTTTTGATGAATGGATTTATAGAGGGCTTGTTGCTTTAATGGTGAGTTGCCCTTGTGCGTTTGTCATTTCTGTGCCATTAGGCTATTTTGGAGGTGTGGGAGCAGCAAGCAGAAAGGGGATTTTGATGAAAGGTGTACATGTATTAGAAGTGCTAACTCAAGCTAAAAGCATTGCCTTTGATAAAACCGGCACCTTGACTAAAGGGGTGTTTAAAGTGGTAGAGATTTCTCCTAAAGAGGGCTATAGCAAGGAAGATGTTTTGCGTTATGCAAGCTGTTCGCAACTCTTATCCACACACCCTATTGCAGTATCTATCAATAAAGCTTGTCAAGAGCTTTTAAAGGATAATAATACGCACAAGCATTGCATAGAAGATTATGAAGAAATCAGTGGTCTTGGGGTTAAGGCAAGATGCCATGCAGATTTGATTATTGCTGGGAATGAAAAGATGTTAGAAAAATTTAATATTTGCCATGATTATTGCCCTATAGATAGAGGAACGGTAGTTTATGTTTCTTTTAATGGAGTGTGTGTTGGACATATTGTTATTAGTGATGAGATTAAAGAAGATGCTTTAGAAACTTTAGAAACTCTAAAAATGCATGGCATAGAGCATTTTTGTATTCTTAGCGGAGATAGAAAAAGCGCAACTCAAAAAATTGCTCAAACACTTCATTGCGAATACCATGCTAGTTTATTACCAGAAGAAAAAACTATGGCGTTTAAGGAATTTAAAGAGCGCTATAAAACCCCAGCTATTTTTGTAGGCGATGGCATTAATGATGCTCCGACTTTAGCAAGCGCTGATGTAGGCATTAGTATGGGGCATGGCTCAGAATTAAGCAAACAAAGCGCTGATATTATCATTACCAACGATTCTTTATCTTCTTTAATTAAAGTTTTGGCTATTGCTAAAAAAACTAAGAGCATTATTTGGCAAAATATCTTGTTTGCCTTAGGGGTTAAAGCAGTGTTTATTGTATTAGGACTTATGGGATTTGCAACTTTATGGGAGGCAGTTTTTGGTGATGTGGGTGTAGCCTTACTAGCTTTAGCAAACTCTATGCGTGCTTTGAGAGCTTAA
- the clpP gene encoding ATP-dependent Clp endopeptidase proteolytic subunit ClpP, producing MSYVPFVIEKTGRGERSYDIYSRLLKDRIVVLSGEINDEVASSIVAQLLFLEAEDPEKDISLYINSPGGVITSGFSIYDTMNFIRPDVCTISMGQASSMGAFLLSSGAKGKRFSLPHARIMIHQPLGGAQGQATDIEITTKEILRLKGLLNSILAENTNQNLEKIQKDTERDFYMSPLEAKEYGLIDQVLQKKLKK from the coding sequence ATGAGTTATGTTCCTTTTGTAATAGAGAAAACAGGGCGTGGAGAGCGTAGTTATGACATTTATTCACGCCTTTTAAAAGACCGCATTGTTGTTTTGAGTGGCGAAATTAATGATGAAGTAGCCTCTTCTATTGTGGCACAACTTTTGTTTTTGGAGGCTGAAGATCCCGAAAAAGATATTAGTTTGTATATCAATTCACCGGGTGGTGTTATTACAAGTGGGTTTAGTATTTATGACACCATGAATTTTATTCGCCCTGATGTTTGCACTATCTCTATGGGGCAAGCCTCTTCAATGGGAGCATTTTTACTTAGTTCTGGGGCTAAAGGCAAGCGTTTTTCTTTGCCTCATGCACGCATTATGATTCATCAACCTTTAGGTGGTGCACAAGGACAAGCTACTGATATTGAAATCACCACTAAAGAAATTTTAAGACTTAAAGGATTGCTCAACTCTATTTTGGCAGAAAATACCAACCAAAACTTAGAGAAAATCCAAAAAGATACCGAAAGAGATTTTTATATGAGTCCCTTAGAGGCGAAAGAATATGGTCTCATTGACCAAGTATTGCAAAAAAAGCTAAAGAAATAA
- the def gene encoding peptide deformylase, with product MLLEIVHYPSKILRTISKEVVSFDKELHQHLDNMYETMIAGKGIGLAGIQVNLALRMLLINIPRDDDKQYKEDCLEIINPKLIDTKGIVKWNEGCLSVPDFYEEVERFEKITIEYQNRYGELKVLEAKDLLAIAIQHEMDHLNGVLFVDKLSIVKRNKFEKELKKKQKHKNKS from the coding sequence ATGTTATTAGAAATTGTGCATTATCCTTCTAAAATCTTAAGAACCATTTCTAAGGAAGTGGTCTCTTTTGATAAAGAACTTCATCAACATTTAGACAATATGTATGAAACAATGATTGCGGGCAAGGGGATAGGATTAGCTGGCATTCAAGTGAATTTGGCTTTAAGAATGCTACTTATCAATATTCCTAGAGATGACGATAAGCAATACAAAGAAGATTGTTTAGAAATTATTAACCCAAAACTCATAGATACTAAGGGAATTGTAAAATGGAATGAGGGTTGCTTGTCAGTGCCTGATTTTTATGAAGAAGTGGAGCGTTTTGAAAAAATTACCATAGAATACCAAAATCGCTATGGTGAATTAAAAGTTTTAGAGGCAAAGGATTTATTGGCAATAGCCATTCAGCATGAAATGGACCATTTAAATGGTGTGCTATTTGTTGATAAGCTTTCTATTGTCAAACGCAATAAGTTTGAAAAAGAATTAAAGAAAAAGCAAAAACACAAAAATAAGTCATGA
- the tig gene encoding trigger factor, which translates to MNLEVKKLDTANAQVSAKPSTQDMQKRYEKFAQKVAKNAKIDGFRRGKVPLSLIKSRYQANIEQDAQEEMVQEILKDALKELGVESKDLIGSPHITKFEKKDDCFEVEMSVGLKPTIVLDKIKDCAPSFKVEAVAEEMVQERLKKLAKDYAKLIDAKENKEAQHDDVVTIDFEGFIDNEPFEGGKAENFSFTLGSKQMLEEFEKAVLNMKVGEEKEFPLNFPTDYHANHLAGKEARFKVKLHKIQVRDIPEINDEFAKNVLAQEENATLATLQDRVKGQLFVENKAKLYNEELKEKFIESLDEKISFDLPKTIVEQEMDLLFRNALYSMEEEEVKALQEDQEKAKEKRESFRKDATKSVKVTFIVDALAKQEEIFVHDNEVFQTLYYEAMMTGQNPQALIGQYRQNNMLPAVKMAMIEDRVLTHFLDQQLSKEEQEMIQSLKPTSKNTK; encoded by the coding sequence ATGAACCTTGAAGTCAAAAAACTTGATACCGCAAACGCTCAAGTGAGCGCTAAACCCTCTACGCAAGATATGCAAAAGCGCTATGAGAAGTTCGCTCAAAAAGTTGCCAAAAACGCTAAGATAGATGGTTTTAGAAGAGGTAAAGTCCCTCTTAGTCTCATTAAATCTCGTTATCAAGCTAATATTGAGCAAGATGCTCAAGAAGAAATGGTGCAAGAAATCTTAAAAGATGCTCTTAAAGAATTAGGCGTTGAGTCTAAAGACTTGATTGGTAGCCCCCATATTACTAAGTTTGAAAAAAAAGATGATTGTTTTGAAGTAGAAATGAGCGTAGGACTAAAGCCTACAATTGTTTTGGATAAGATTAAAGATTGTGCGCCTAGTTTTAAAGTAGAGGCTGTAGCTGAAGAAATGGTGCAAGAGCGTTTGAAAAAACTTGCCAAAGACTATGCTAAACTTATAGATGCTAAAGAAAACAAAGAGGCTCAACATGATGATGTGGTAACGATTGATTTTGAGGGCTTTATTGATAATGAGCCTTTTGAAGGTGGTAAAGCTGAGAATTTTAGTTTCACTCTAGGTAGCAAGCAAATGCTTGAAGAATTTGAAAAAGCCGTTTTGAATATGAAAGTGGGCGAAGAAAAAGAGTTTCCTTTAAATTTCCCAACCGATTATCATGCTAATCATTTAGCTGGCAAAGAGGCTCGCTTTAAAGTGAAGTTGCATAAAATTCAAGTGCGTGATATTCCTGAAATTAATGATGAGTTTGCTAAAAATGTGCTTGCCCAAGAAGAAAATGCCACTCTTGCTACTTTACAAGACAGAGTGAAAGGACAACTTTTTGTAGAAAACAAAGCCAAGCTCTATAATGAGGAATTAAAAGAGAAGTTTATTGAAAGCCTAGATGAGAAAATTTCATTTGATTTGCCTAAAACGATTGTAGAGCAAGAAATGGATTTATTATTTAGAAATGCGCTTTATTCTATGGAAGAAGAGGAAGTGAAAGCTCTTCAAGAAGACCAAGAAAAAGCCAAAGAAAAGCGTGAATCTTTTAGAAAAGATGCCACAAAGAGTGTGAAAGTTACTTTCATTGTAGATGCTCTAGCCAAACAAGAAGAGATTTTTGTGCATGATAATGAGGTATTTCAAACCTTATATTACGAGGCTATGATGACAGGTCAAAATCCTCAAGCTCTAATTGGGCAATACCGCCAAAACAATATGTTACCAGCGGTAAAAATGGCAATGATTGAAGATAGGGTGCTTACCCATTTCCTAGACCAACAATTATCTAAAGAAGAACAAGAGATGATTCAAAGTCTAAAACCAACTTCAAAGAATACTAAATAA
- the napA gene encoding periplasmic nitrate reductase subunit alpha, whose protein sequence is MGQKLEKDFPNNNNSLNHSLFSRRDFIKSVAIASAASSAGMLLPSSLEAKMDNNQENWKWDKAPCRFCGTGCGIMIATKNDKIVAVKGDPIAPVNKGLNCIKGYFNAKIMYGEDRLTEPLLRVNEKGEFDKKGKFKPVSWKRAFDEMEKQFKKTYNEMGPSGVGIFGSGQYTILEGYAAVKLLKAGWRSNNIDPNARHCMASAAGGFMQTFGIDEPAGCYDDIELTDTIITWGANMAEMHPILWSRASDRRLSNPDRVKVVNLTTFSNRTSGIADIEIIFKPSTDLAIWNYIAREIVYNHPEVMDKEFLKKHIIFATGYADIGYGMRDNPNHPKYSNKEKETMRKQNEIILDEEEAIALKHLGVKKGDKFEMKHSKEAGKHWEISFEEFKKALEPYTLEYVAKVAKGDKNEPLESFKEKLKNLAKLYIEKNRKVVSFWTMGFNQHTRGTWVNEQAYMVHFLLGKQAKPGNGAFSLTGQPSACGTAREVGTFNARLPADMVVTNPKHREIAEKIWKLPSNTINPKPGHHFVSMMRALEDGKVKFIWVAVNNPWQNSANANHWIKAAREMDNFIVVSDCYPGISAKVADLILPTAMIYEKWGAYGNAERRTQHWKQQVLPIGSAMSDTWQIMEFSKRFKLKEVWKEHKIDDKLTLPNVLEEAKKMGYHENTTLYEVLFANQEAKKFLANDVVGKGAKNSEVFGDSRNVVGSDDKVFKGYGFFIQKYLWEEYRKFGFGHGHDLAYFDDYHKVRGLRWPVVNGKETLWRFNTKFDPYAKKANPNGDFAFYGKAMKEIPQGDLKAPKEGTKVKLDNKAKIFFRPFMKAPERPNKEYPFWLATGRVLEHWHSGTMTMRVPELYRAVPEARCYMHEEDAKNLGVENGELVWIESRRGKVKARVDLRGRNKPPMGLVYVPWFDEKVFINKVCLDATCPISKQTDYKKCAVKITKAHNV, encoded by the coding sequence ATGGGACAAAAACTAGAAAAAGACTTTCCTAACAACAATAACTCTTTAAATCATTCTTTATTTTCTCGTAGGGATTTTATTAAATCTGTTGCTATTGCTAGTGCGGCAAGTAGTGCTGGAATGCTCTTGCCTAGTAGCTTAGAGGCTAAGATGGATAATAATCAAGAGAATTGGAAATGGGATAAAGCCCCTTGCAGATTTTGTGGCACAGGCTGTGGCATTATGATAGCCACTAAAAACGATAAGATTGTAGCTGTGAAAGGTGATCCTATCGCTCCTGTAAATAAAGGTTTGAATTGTATTAAGGGTTATTTTAACGCTAAAATTATGTATGGCGAGGACAGACTGACTGAACCATTATTAAGGGTGAATGAAAAGGGCGAGTTTGATAAAAAAGGCAAATTCAAACCTGTATCATGGAAAAGGGCTTTTGATGAAATGGAAAAGCAATTCAAAAAAACCTATAACGAAATGGGACCAAGTGGCGTAGGTATTTTTGGCTCTGGGCAATACACTATTTTGGAAGGTTATGCAGCAGTTAAGTTATTAAAGGCTGGGTGGCGTAGTAACAATATTGACCCAAATGCGAGACATTGCATGGCAAGTGCGGCAGGGGGGTTTATGCAAACCTTTGGAATTGATGAGCCAGCAGGATGCTATGATGATATTGAATTAACTGATACTATCATCACTTGGGGGGCAAACATGGCAGAAATGCACCCTATTTTATGGTCTAGGGCAAGCGATAGAAGATTGAGTAATCCAGATAGAGTTAAGGTAGTCAATCTTACCACTTTTTCTAACCGCACTTCCGGAATTGCAGATATAGAAATTATCTTTAAGCCTAGCACGGATTTAGCGATTTGGAATTACATCGCTAGAGAAATTGTCTATAACCACCCCGAAGTTATGGATAAAGAATTTTTGAAAAAACACATTATTTTTGCAACCGGCTATGCTGATATTGGCTATGGCATGCGAGATAATCCTAACCACCCAAAATATAGCAACAAAGAAAAAGAGACGATGAGAAAGCAAAATGAAATCATTTTAGACGAAGAAGAGGCTATCGCTCTAAAGCATTTAGGGGTTAAAAAGGGTGATAAGTTTGAAATGAAACATTCAAAAGAGGCTGGAAAACATTGGGAAATTTCTTTTGAAGAGTTTAAAAAGGCTTTAGAGCCTTATACCTTAGAATATGTTGCAAAAGTGGCTAAGGGAGATAAAAATGAGCCTTTAGAGAGCTTTAAAGAAAAATTAAAAAATCTTGCCAAACTCTATATTGAAAAAAATAGAAAAGTGGTGAGCTTTTGGACTATGGGCTTTAATCAGCATACTAGGGGAACTTGGGTAAATGAGCAAGCTTACATGGTGCATTTTTTACTAGGCAAGCAAGCTAAACCCGGAAATGGAGCGTTTTCTTTAACCGGTCAGCCTAGTGCTTGTGGGACAGCTAGAGAAGTAGGCACTTTTAATGCTCGCTTACCAGCAGATATGGTTGTAACTAATCCTAAACACAGAGAAATTGCTGAAAAAATTTGGAAACTTCCAAGTAATACCATAAATCCTAAACCAGGACACCATTTTGTCTCTATGATGAGAGCCTTAGAAGATGGTAAGGTTAAATTTATTTGGGTAGCGGTCAATAACCCATGGCAAAATAGCGCTAATGCAAACCATTGGATAAAAGCCGCAAGAGAAATGGATAATTTTATTGTGGTAAGTGATTGTTATCCGGGCATTAGCGCTAAGGTGGCGGATTTGATTTTACCTACAGCTATGATTTATGAAAAATGGGGGGCTTATGGAAATGCAGAAAGACGCACCCAACATTGGAAACAACAAGTTTTACCCATAGGAAGTGCTATGAGTGATACTTGGCAAATTATGGAGTTTTCTAAGCGCTTTAAGCTCAAAGAAGTTTGGAAAGAGCATAAAATTGATGATAAGCTCACTCTACCCAATGTTTTAGAAGAGGCTAAGAAAATGGGCTACCATGAAAACACCACTCTATATGAAGTCTTGTTTGCTAACCAAGAGGCTAAGAAATTTTTAGCTAATGATGTAGTGGGAAAGGGAGCTAAAAATAGCGAAGTGTTTGGCGATAGTCGTAATGTAGTAGGGAGCGATGATAAAGTCTTTAAGGGCTATGGCTTTTTTATTCAAAAATATTTATGGGAAGAGTATCGTAAATTTGGCTTTGGACATGGGCATGACTTGGCGTATTTTGATGATTATCATAAAGTTAGGGGCTTGAGATGGCCTGTAGTGAATGGCAAGGAAACTTTATGGCGCTTTAACACTAAATTTGACCCTTATGCAAAAAAAGCTAATCCTAATGGTGATTTTGCCTTTTATGGAAAGGCTATGAAAGAAATCCCACAAGGCGATTTAAAAGCCCCTAAAGAGGGAACTAAAGTCAAATTGGATAATAAAGCTAAAATTTTCTTTAGACCTTTTATGAAAGCCCCTGAACGCCCTAATAAAGAATATCCTTTTTGGTTAGCCACCGGGCGTGTGCTAGAGCATTGGCATAGTGGAACGATGACTATGAGAGTGCCAGAATTATATCGTGCAGTGCCAGAGGCTAGGTGCTATATGCATGAAGAAGATGCTAAAAATTTGGGTGTAGAAAATGGCGAGTTAGTTTGGATTGAATCACGCCGTGGTAAGGTTAAGGCTAGGGTGGATTTAAGAGGGCGTAATAAACCGCCCATGGGGTTAGTGTATGTGCCTTGGTTTGATGAGAAAGTTTTCATCAATAAGGTTTGTTTAGATGCAACATGCCCTATCTCAAAACAAACGGATTATAAAAAATGCGCCGTTAAAATCACTAAGGCTCATAATGTTTAA